From the Quercus lobata isolate SW786 chromosome 6, ValleyOak3.0 Primary Assembly, whole genome shotgun sequence genome, one window contains:
- the LOC115949948 gene encoding zinc finger MYM-type protein 1-like, with protein sequence MALVLRYVNKEGIIIERFLGIVHVASTTALSLKHAIECLLCEHNLSLSNLRGQGYDRASNMQGDINGFKTLILKENKSAFYVHCFAHQLQLTLVAVAKNHINTTEFFYVVSNLVTVVGGSCKRQDALRDTQFAKIKEDLENGVRRSGQGLNQETNLKRPGDTRWGSYYGTILSLILMFSAVVNVLEIIEEDGLSDQKVEARSIMRDHE encoded by the exons ATGGCCCTCGTTCTTCGTTATGTGAACAAAGAAGGAATTATTATAGAGCGATTCCTTGGTATTGTACATGTAGCAAGTACTACCGCTTTGTCACTCAAACATGCTATTGAATGTTTACTTTGTGAACATAATTTGAGTTTATCGAACCTACGTGGGCAAGGTTATGACAGGGCTAGTAATATGCAAGGTGATATCAATGGtttcaaaactttaattttgaaagagaacaAGTCGGCATTTTATGTCCATTGTTTTGCTCATCAACTTCAATTGACACTTGTTGCTGTtgctaaaaatcacattaacactactgaatttttttatgtggttagTAATTTAGTAACTGTTGTTGGAGGCTCTTGTAAGAGACAAGATGCTCTTCGAGATACacaatttgccaaaattaaagaagatttaGAGAATGGTGTACGTAGAAGTGGGCAAGGTTTGAATCAAGAGACAAATCTTAAACGTCCTGGTGATACACGTTGGGGATCATATTATGGGACTATTCTCagcttgattttgatgttctctGCTGTTGTTAATGTACTAGAgattattgaagaagatggcCTCTCCGACCAAAAAGTTGAAGCTCGATCTATTATGAG agatCACGAATGA